DNA sequence from the Caulobacter segnis genome:
GAAAGGACGCCCGTGCGGGAAAGTTCCACCAGGCCCAGGGGGCGCATCAGGTCCAGGAACTTGTCGATCTTGGACGGCGCGCCCGAGATTTCGAACACGAAGCTTTCCAGCGTGGTGTCGACCGGCTTGGCCCGGAAGATGTCGGCGACGCGCAGGGCCTCGACGCGATCGGCGCCCGAGCCGCGCACCTTGACCAGGGCCAGCTCGCGCTCGACGCCGTTGGGGTCGCGGGTCACGTCGTGCACGCGGCGGACGTTGACGACCTTGTTCAGCTGGGCCTCGATCTGGTCCAGCACCTGGCGAGTGCCGCGCGTCACCACGGTGATGCGGCTGGTGTGGGCCTTGCGGTCGGTCTCGGCGACCGTGAGGCTCTCGATGTTGTAGCCCCGCGCGGCGAACAGCCCGACGATGCGGTGCAGGACGCCGGGCTCGTTGTCGACGAGGAGGGCGAAGGTGGCGGTCTGCTCGGCCTGGCCCGTGGGGCTGAGGTCGTAGGCCGAGGCGGGAGCGGGTTGGACGTTGGCGGTCATGGATCGCTTCTATGCCAAAGGGATGGTGGAGGGCGAGGGCCTTAGACCAGCCCCGCGCCATCCTCGCCGATGACGTTACCGATGTCCTCGACCTCGCCCATGATCATCTCGTTGTGGGCCTTGCCCGAGGGGATCATCGGCAGGCAGTTCTCGTGCTTCTCGACGCGGCAGTCGAAGATCACCGGCTTGTCGCTGTTGATCATCTCCAGGATCTTGCCGTCCAGCTCGGCCGGGTCGTCGCAGCGGATGCCGTGGGCGCCGTAGGCCTCGGCCAGCTTCACGAAGTCGGGCAGGCTGTCCGAATACGAGT
Encoded proteins:
- the ilvN gene encoding acetolactate synthase small subunit — encoded protein: MTANVQPAPASAYDLSPTGQAEQTATFALLVDNEPGVLHRIVGLFAARGYNIESLTVAETDRKAHTSRITVVTRGTRQVLDQIEAQLNKVVNVRRVHDVTRDPNGVERELALVKVRGSGADRVEALRVADIFRAKPVDTTLESFVFEISGAPSKIDKFLDLMRPLGLVELSRTGVLSIERGVEGM